The DNA segment AAAGCGGTTTGAGCTGCTTTTAAAGTTCTATTGAGTTTAAAAGGTTTTTCAGAGAAAGAAGTTCTTCTTTTGTAAGGGTAACGCCTTTGCTCATTTTTTCATGATCCGGTGACCAGGAACGGATGTCGTATTTCGGGTCACGGGCATTCCATGAAACGAGGTTCAGTTCGGTTTTCCATCCGCCTTTTCCCTCAGAAATGGTTCCGAGATTCTGTATAATGTTTTTTTCGATAGTTCCTTCCATAATAATCGCCTCCGCTGGTGTTATTAAAAATATAACCTATGTTTGCCGGTGGTGCAAAGCAAATTTATTGAATATAAAATTATTATGTTGTATTCTGTAAGGTATCTGGACGTATTTTTAATGCCTGTATCCAGATATCTAAAATATGGAGGATTTATGAAAAAAGTCAGAATTTTGGCTTTGACTGCACTTGCAGTTTCTGCACTGTCATTCATTGCGTGCGGATCTACTCCGGAGCCAGAGGCAGCCCCGGTTGAACCTGTTGTAGAGGAGCCTGTAGAAACCCCTGCCGTAGAAGAACCGTCTGAAGATTATTCAGATGCAAATAAAGCACTTCTTGCAAAAGTTGAAGAATCAAGAAAAGCTGCCGTTGCAGCCGGTGTTGAAGATGCTGATCCGAACGGACTTGCAGCTGCAGATGCCATTCTTGAGGCACAGAAAGCTCTTGCTGATTCTGATTCAGGAGATATGTCTGCTGTTCTTAATGACCTTAATGACAGGTATCTTGCACTTGAAGCGTATGCAAAGGCAAAGGCAAAGAAAGATAAGATTGATTCCCTTGATTATTCAGGATACAACAAGTCTTCTTATGATGCAGGTGTAAAGATTCTTGAGGATCTTGCCAGACCTGAGTCTAATCTTGTTCCTGGAGCAGCACGCCTTAAGCAGGCACAGTCTGCAGAAGAATCTTTTGATGCAGTGCTTAATTCAGCATTCAAGGCTCTTGCAAAAGAAGAAAGAACTGCAGCTTATGAAGCAAAAAAACTTGCTGACAGCGTAAAGGCTTCTGTAAGCCGCAAGGCTGATTATGATGCAGCCGTTAAGAATTTTAAGGACGGTGACTCTAATTATGTTACAGGCAATCCGGAAGGTGCCCTTGCAAACTATACAAAGGCAAAGGAAAGCTTTAACGGGCTTTATAATGATATAGCTGACAAGCGTGCAAAGGCTCAGGCTGCAATTGAAGCAGCAAAGGCCAGAGTTCAGGAAAGTGAAAACGTAGCTATTGAGGCTGATGCTCAGGCTCCTCTTGGTGACGGTGAAGTAGAAGGTATTGAAGATGAAAATGCCCGTCTTCTTGAAGAAGATGACTTTACTGCTGCAGAAAATTCAACTGTAGAAGTAAGTTCTGATATTGCAGAACCTGTTGAGGAGGCTAACGAATGAAAAAGTTTGCTATGATTTTATCAGCAGCTTTGATTGCTTCAGCTGCATTTGCTGCAAGTTATAAGAACAATACATAT comes from the Treponema rectale genome and includes:
- a CDS encoding YdbC family protein produces the protein MEGTIEKNIIQNLGTISEGKGGWKTELNLVSWNARDPKYDIRSWSPDHEKMSKGVTLTKEELLSLKNLLNSIEL